From a region of the Paraburkholderia hospita genome:
- a CDS encoding LysR family transcriptional regulator codes for MTSIDHVDLNLLRVFQAIVDERSLTKAGERLALSQPAISYSLARLRTLFDDPLFIRTRSGMQPTPIALELASIVGRALDTVREALRYAESFDPATSTRTFRLSLSDAGEMAYLPAICEALHERAPRVKLSVEPLPVEEIEDALRSSRLDFAIGNLPMLMARTRHQLLFEETYVCMTRKRRGLPAGSALSLEHFLQASHVQVRSVEHSHHALDDALRAQGVGRNIVLQLPHFVALPGVLAVTDLFATLPQRLAGILNGNDAFRIYTLPVPIPQATVTMHWHEHFHEDEGIAWMRDLMAEMVKRFDKT; via the coding sequence ATGACCTCAATCGATCACGTCGATCTCAATCTGCTGCGCGTGTTTCAGGCGATCGTCGATGAACGCAGCCTCACGAAAGCAGGCGAACGTCTTGCGCTGTCGCAACCCGCCATCAGCTATTCGCTGGCGCGTTTGCGCACGTTGTTCGACGACCCGCTATTCATCCGCACGCGCTCGGGCATGCAGCCCACGCCGATCGCGCTGGAACTCGCAAGCATCGTGGGCCGCGCGCTCGATACGGTGCGCGAGGCGCTGCGTTACGCGGAGAGCTTCGACCCAGCGACGAGCACGCGCACGTTCCGGCTGTCGCTGTCGGATGCGGGAGAAATGGCTTATTTGCCTGCGATCTGCGAGGCGTTGCACGAGCGCGCGCCGCGCGTGAAGCTATCGGTCGAGCCGCTGCCCGTGGAAGAGATAGAAGATGCGCTGCGTTCCAGCAGGCTCGATTTCGCAATCGGCAATCTGCCGATGTTGATGGCGCGCACGCGCCATCAACTGCTATTCGAAGAGACGTATGTGTGTATGACGCGCAAGCGCCGCGGTCTGCCGGCAGGTTCGGCGTTGAGTCTCGAACATTTCCTGCAGGCCTCGCATGTGCAGGTCCGCTCCGTCGAGCACAGTCACCATGCGCTAGACGATGCGTTGCGCGCGCAAGGCGTGGGCCGCAACATCGTGCTGCAGTTGCCGCACTTCGTGGCGCTGCCTGGCGTGCTGGCTGTGACCGATCTGTTCGCGACGTTGCCGCAAAGGCTCGCAGGTATTCTCAACGGCAACGACGCGTTTCGCATCTACACGTTGCCTGTGCCGATTCCACAGGCCACCGTGACGATGCACTGGCACGAGCACTTCCACGAAGACGAAGGCATCGCGTGGATGCGCGATCTGATGGCCGAAATGGTGAAGCGCTTCGACAAGACGTAG
- a CDS encoding aromatic ring-hydroxylating oxygenase subunit alpha — protein MSDTTWQTIDTSTLRERVHADRIAPSLYYDPNLFEAELERIFYKTWVWVAHESELPNPGDFRTTTIGRQPVIVVRDKTGAVNVLQNRCRHRGATVCEEHKGNAKGFTCPYHSWSYALDGTLRALPYGDGYEGVCEKGDLPLAKLRVGIYQGLIFASFDENVEPLEDFLGGAKPWIDLFMKQGAGFPIKANGEHKFKFKGNWKIQLENTTDLYHFPVVHKSWMKSIDDETAAAITSFMTSDDAFCRSLGNGHSLAVLVPELVDLDKDDGAPLPERFNELAAQLAERHTPEEVRRIVRSLMGVGFNLNLFPNLALSMAFFRVLRPISAEETEIRHVALAMDGGPDEANRVRLRIHEHFQGPFGFGSPDDAEAWERVQRGSHAGPEVPILVNRGLNRETTAANGEKTAHATDETGMREAYRQWRAMMEQA, from the coding sequence ATGAGCGACACTACCTGGCAAACCATCGACACCAGTACGCTGCGCGAGCGCGTCCACGCCGATCGCATCGCGCCCTCGCTGTACTACGATCCGAACCTGTTCGAAGCCGAACTCGAACGCATCTTCTACAAGACGTGGGTCTGGGTCGCGCATGAAAGTGAACTGCCGAACCCGGGCGACTTCCGCACCACCACGATCGGCCGGCAACCCGTGATCGTCGTGCGCGACAAGACGGGCGCGGTGAACGTGCTACAGAACCGCTGCCGCCATCGCGGCGCGACCGTGTGCGAAGAACACAAGGGCAACGCGAAGGGCTTCACGTGCCCGTATCACAGCTGGTCGTATGCTCTCGACGGCACGCTGCGCGCGCTGCCCTATGGCGACGGCTACGAAGGCGTGTGCGAGAAAGGCGACCTGCCGCTCGCGAAGCTGCGCGTCGGCATCTATCAAGGGCTGATCTTCGCGAGCTTCGATGAGAACGTCGAACCGCTCGAAGATTTTCTCGGCGGCGCGAAGCCGTGGATCGATCTGTTCATGAAGCAAGGCGCAGGCTTTCCGATCAAGGCCAATGGCGAACACAAGTTCAAGTTCAAGGGCAACTGGAAAATCCAGCTCGAGAACACGACGGACCTGTATCACTTCCCGGTCGTGCACAAGTCGTGGATGAAATCGATCGACGACGAAACGGCGGCCGCCATCACCAGTTTCATGACGAGCGATGACGCATTCTGCCGCTCGCTCGGCAACGGCCACAGCCTCGCCGTGCTGGTGCCGGAACTCGTCGATCTCGACAAGGACGATGGCGCACCGCTGCCCGAGCGCTTCAACGAACTGGCCGCGCAACTCGCCGAACGTCACACGCCGGAAGAAGTGCGGCGCATCGTGCGCTCGCTGATGGGCGTCGGCTTCAACCTGAATCTGTTCCCCAACCTCGCGCTGTCGATGGCGTTCTTCCGCGTGCTGCGCCCCATTTCCGCCGAAGAGACGGAAATCCGCCACGTCGCGCTCGCAATGGACGGCGGACCCGATGAAGCGAATCGCGTGCGCCTGCGCATTCACGAACACTTCCAGGGCCCGTTCGGTTTCGGCAGTCCCGATGACGCGGAAGCATGGGAACGCGTGCAGCGCGGCTCACATGCAGGCCCCGAAGTGCCGATTCTCGTCAACCGTGGATTGAATCGCGAAACGACGGCCGCGAACGGCGAAAAGACCGCACACGCAACGGATGAAACGGGCATGCGCGAAGCGTATCGCCAGTGGCGCGCAATGATGGAGCAGGCATGA
- a CDS encoding tautomerase family protein — MPTLEVYLPHGHDEARKASLIQGLTQATVAAIGAPAEAVRILLSEMPGTHFGLGGKTAAHGAPPSLPVIVAILIAGRTDAQKEALIAALSETAAAVLDAPLQATRVMIKDIPNTDFGIGGQTARSLGR, encoded by the coding sequence ATGCCTACACTTGAAGTCTATCTGCCGCATGGACACGACGAAGCGCGCAAAGCGTCGCTGATCCAGGGTCTCACGCAAGCGACGGTCGCCGCGATCGGCGCGCCTGCCGAAGCCGTGCGCATCCTGCTGAGCGAAATGCCCGGCACGCATTTCGGCCTGGGCGGCAAAACGGCGGCTCATGGTGCGCCGCCTTCGCTGCCCGTGATCGTCGCGATCCTGATTGCCGGCCGCACCGATGCGCAAAAAGAAGCGCTGATCGCCGCGTTATCCGAAACGGCCGCCGCCGTGCTCGATGCGCCGCTTCAGGCGACGCGCGTGATGATCAAGGACATTCCCAACACCGACTTCGGCATTGGCGGTCAGACGGCCCGCTCGCTTGGACGCTGA
- a CDS encoding aromatic-ring-hydroxylating dioxygenase subunit beta, translating into MMDDRNALFSQQTFARAIEFIWREAEMLDRRDYRAWLELWDASGFYVVPIGPQATDFAATLNYAYDDQHMRELRVQRMVSGYSASASDAARTVRTVSRFTLTSNAADVVEVKSAQVIVAYKRGASTIFAADLTHKISFATGEPRLVEKVIRLIDSTEALSAIGFLL; encoded by the coding sequence ATGATGGACGATCGCAACGCACTCTTCTCGCAACAGACCTTCGCGCGCGCCATCGAATTCATCTGGCGCGAAGCTGAGATGCTCGATCGCCGCGACTATCGCGCGTGGCTCGAACTGTGGGACGCATCGGGCTTCTATGTCGTGCCGATCGGTCCACAGGCGACCGACTTTGCCGCGACGCTCAACTACGCGTACGACGACCAGCACATGCGCGAACTGCGTGTGCAGCGCATGGTGTCCGGCTATTCGGCCTCGGCCTCCGATGCGGCACGCACCGTACGCACGGTGTCGCGCTTCACGTTGACGAGCAATGCCGCCGATGTGGTCGAAGTGAAATCGGCGCAGGTGATCGTCGCGTACAAGCGCGGCGCGTCGACGATCTTCGCCGCCGATCTCACGCACAAGATCAGCTTCGCGACGGGCGAACCGCGACTCGTCGAAAAGGTGATTCGCCTGATCGACTCGACGGAAGCGTTGAGCGCGATCGGCTTCCTGCTGTGA